One genomic segment of Hordeum vulgare subsp. vulgare chromosome 2H, MorexV3_pseudomolecules_assembly, whole genome shotgun sequence includes these proteins:
- the LOC123430793 gene encoding NAC domain-containing protein 21/22-like: MSSSMSMVEARLPPGFRFHPRDHELVLDYLCRKLSGGGGGVDMVDVDLNKCEPWELPDAACVGGREWYFFSRHDRKYATGQRTNRATHTGYWKATGKDRVITGDGDGAAAVVGMRKTLVFYRGRAPRGTKTEWVMHEFRVDGRPPPAHHGSPPPLLPEEDWVLCRVFYKSTAAAPTPASDESSGSLSSEVGMAPAVLPIAPVDALHRMPMAAITDSFRGQQEYFAGLLTAPQHWPVAPLPFRSFRDLLGDMVESSGADPKPEWSVDDGYMRHGGMPQGWNPF, encoded by the exons ATGAGCAGCTCGATGAGCATGGTGGAGGCAAGGCTGCCGCCGGGGTTCCGGTTCCACCCGCGGGACCACGAGCTCGTGCTGGACTACCTCTGCCGCAAGCtctccggtggcggcggcggggtggacaTGGTCGACGTCGACCTCAACAAGTGCGAGCCATGGGAGCTTCCAG ACGCGGCGTGCGTGGGCGGCAGGGAGTGGTACTTCTTCAGCCGGCACGACCGCAAGTACGCGACGGGGCAGCGCACCAACCGCGCCACGCACACCGGCTACTGGAAGGCCACCGGCAAGGACCGCGTCATcaccggcgacggcgacggcgcggcggcggTCGTCGGGATGCGCAAGACTCTCGTCTTCTACCGTGGGAGAGCACCCCGGGGGACCAAGACCGAGTGGGTCATGCACGAGTTCCGCGTCGACGGCCGCCCGCCGCCGGCCCACCACGGCtcgccgccgcctctcctcccCGAG GAGGACTGGGTGCTGTGCAGGGTGTTCTACAAAAGCACAGCAGCTGCTCCAACACCGGCCTCCGACGAGTCATCAGGTTCCCTGAGCAGCGAGGTCGGCATGGCGCCGGCTGTTCTGCCCATAGCGCCTGTCGACGCCCTTCACCGCATGCCCATGGCTGCGATCACCGACAGCTTCCGCGGGCAGCAGGAGTACTTCGCCGGCCTCCTCACGGCCCCGCAGCACTGGCCGGTGGCGCCATTGCCGTTCAGGAGCTTCAGAGACCTGCTAGGCGACATGGTGGAAAGCAGCGGCGCTGACCCGAAGCCGGAATGGAGCGTAGACGACGGCTATATGCGGCACGGCGGCATGCCGCAGGGTTGGAACCcgttctga